A single Lactuca sativa cultivar Salinas chromosome 8, Lsat_Salinas_v11, whole genome shotgun sequence DNA region contains:
- the LOC111913760 gene encoding aluminum-activated malate transporter 13, which translates to MSTTIHICNENEASPNKEKQNKHFALFNVWYLISKHHEQDAKRVIHSIKVGTALVLVSLLYLLDPLFEQVGENAMWAIMTVVVVYDFYAGATLSKGLLRGIGTILGGGLGCFTAILADKFGKTGNTIVVGNSVFIFGAVATYYRMIPSIKKRYDYGVMIFILTFNLVAVSGLRADKILELARERLTNIGMGFSVCIITSLLIFPMWASDELHRSTSSNFTKLASCIEECMEAYFNVSEKEGRKSINTSSCKAVLHSKSSDESLANFSRWEPWHGNFGFCYPWEKYLQIGEKLRELASIILSLQACIESPLQPSRTLQEPIKETCKNVGLSLGVTLRELGESIMKMRRGNEKVLVLPELQSTKLELTILSSSELQAFETVEALAVANFMFLLMEIVDKVKVLAKEVEELGEVADFQYK; encoded by the exons ATGAGCACCACAATACACATTTGTAATGAAAATGAAGCTTCTCCTAACAAGGAGAAGCAAAATAAACACTTTGCCCTTTTTAATGTTTGGTATCTTATAAGCAAACATCATGAACAGGATGCAAAAAGAGTTATTCATAGTATCAAAGTTGGAACTGCTTTGGTTTTAGTTTCACTCCTCTATCTCCTTGATCCACTTTTTGAGCAAGTTGGAGAAAATGCCATGTGGGCTATCATGACTGTTGTTGTTGTCTATGATTTCTATGCAG GTGCCACATTAAGTAAAGGGTTACTTCGTGGAATTGGCACCATACTTGGAGGTGGATTAGGGTGTTTCACAGCCATTTTGGCAGATAAATTTGGAAAGACTGGAAACACAATAGTTGTTGGAAACTCGGTTTTTATTTTTG GTGCTGTGGCAACATACTACCGAATGATTCCAAGCATAAAAAAGAGATATGATTATGGAGTTATGATCTTTATTCTCACCTTTAATCTGGTAGCTGTGTCTGGTTTGCGTGCTGATAAGATCTTGGAATTAGCACGTGAACGTCTCACTAATATTGGGATGGGTTTTTCTGTCTGCATTATAACCAGCTTACTCATATTCCCCATGTGGGCTAGTGATGAACTTCATCGCTCCACATCATCCAACTTCACCAAACTAGCTTCCTGCATTGaag AATGCATGGAAGCATATTTTAATGTGAGCGAGAAAGAAGGAAGAAAAAGTATCAACACCAGCAGTTGCAAAGCAGTGTTGCATTCAAAGTCGAGTGATGAGTCACTG GCTAATTTTTCGAGGTGGGAACCTTGGCATGGAAATTTTGGATTTTGCTATCCTTGGGAGAAATATCTACAGATAGGAGAGAAACTCAGGGAGCTAGCTTCAATCATTTTGTCACTGCAAGCATGTATCGAATCACCATTACAG CCCTCAAGAACTCTACAAGAGCCCATCAAAGAGACATGCAAGAATGTAGGGTTGTCACTTGGAGTTACCCTAAGAGAGCTAGGAGAAAGTATCATGAAAATGAGAAGGGGGAATGAAAAAGTCCTAGTGCTTCCAGAATTACAATCCACTAAACTAGAGTTGACTATACTTTCAAGTTCAGAGTTACAAGCATTTGAAACTGTTGAAGCTCTTGCTGTAGCAAACTTTATGTTTCTATTGATGGAGATAGTTGATAAAGTAAAAGTGTTGGCTAAAGAAGTGGAAGAACTTGGAGAGGTTGCTGATTTTCAATATAAATAG